In Vanacampus margaritifer isolate UIUO_Vmar chromosome 6, RoL_Vmar_1.0, whole genome shotgun sequence, the DNA window AAAACTACCACTATACTCTTGtagattgcatttttttccttgaaaaaaatattgcttttacTCTGgttatttttcttgaaaaatactaattttgttctcctaaaatgtatttttttcttgatgaaaataTCAtatacaaacttttttcttgaaaaagaacCCAAAACAATTACATTCTCTTAAGATtctgacttgaaaaaaaataaaaaaaaattcttgtaggttgttttatttaattggggtaaaaaacaacttttttatactctaaaaaatgtctaaaaatatatttctttattcctgtaaataacttttttctatttaaaaaaacagttttttgggggtaaGATTTGTCACCATTGTAAGAGTGATCTGGATTTTTACCTAGTAGTAGTATGTGTGGCCATAGTATTGTGCCATGTGTGTGAGTATAGCGCAAACCCAGTGGTGTTTGTAATGCATGGTCTTCTTTATGTTATAGGAAGAAAATGGTGACTACACCTACGTGGAACGTATTAAGATTCCTCTGGGTCACGGCACTTTGCTTTTGATGGACGGAGCCACGCAGGACGACTGGCAGGTAGGTAGGCTCTACTAATAATTCAGACATCtatacttttttgtttaattgaatGAAAATGGAGAATTCTCATCTTTTACACTACATCAGGAATTATCAAGAGCCCTGTACATTTTTAAAGGTATCCACTAGTTTGTAAAAACCAAAGGTAAAGTCAGTGGATGCTTGTTTTTTGATCATGTCAGAGGCTGACTTGATTGATTTTGAACGGCATTTCTGCTTCTCAGCACCAGGTGGCGAAAGAGTACCACGACCGTGGTCCTCGCATCAACTTGACCTTCAGGAGCATCTTCCCTGAGCCACAGGGCCACCGGCCGGGCACCAAACTGCACTTTAGCAACCGCCAAGCAGACGTGAACGCCACAAACTAGAACACAACAACGACAAAAACTGTACTGGGtgagattttcatttttctccagtaaatggaataataataattgaaaaaacaCTTTCCATAAACTTGGTCAAATAAAGTATTTCCTAGGCCtaatatttaaaagtaaaaagttaatttcaAAGTGTTGCTTTCTTGTGAGGCTTGTATtgggaagggagggggggggggggctcatcaGTCACTGCGTCCAAAGTTACTGAACAGTTTGAAAATTTATTCAAAACATACTCTTTAAACCACATTCACGTTCAAGGCTAATTGGTTAAAATATAATCAAAAACTCCCTGAAGTCCAAAAAAGGTGCACATTTCAGAATCTGAATTTAACAGTGAACGTTTAAGGCACCTTGTATTATCATTCCACGCATTATTTCAAGTTACAAACTAGATGGCAGAAACACGTCACACATCCATTATTGCACTACACTGCGCTGTCGTAAACACAGTTCACACGTTTGGCACACCGTTCAGCTCCACTCAGCATGAGCAacaaggctggatttacactatGTCGAAATTGACGCAATTGGGATACGAGTCATGGCAACGCAGACAGAAGAAATAAAACATGCATGGAATCGAAACTTGGAATCACACGTCTTCCAAATGTCCAAACGGGTATCAAAAAAATCCCCACACATTTCGGGTATTTGCTAATACTGTGAATGTAAACAGCCAATTGTGTTATCATTCACTTGAAAGGTTCAtggaaataaacaataaataaacaataaacagaTATTGGCAATAAAATCTGAATTGTTCACTTGGACCTGTAGTGTGAATCCAACCTAAGTTAACAATGCAAAATTAATAAACGCAAAccataaattaactcattcactgccataaattcatttttaaaaattaggggcaagaggcgattaattttttaaaattgtaattaatcgcacgacttcactacttaactcacgattaatcacaaattttacatctgttctaaatgtacaataaaaaaattctaggttttcatactcttgtaaacaaaagtggaaaaaaaaatgttaaactaatagaaatagttaaaatgaatttttgacgtttataaccgtcaatggcaatgaatgagttgacTTGACACATTTGGGGTATTTGCTAATACTGTGAATGAATGTAAACAGCCAATTGTGTTATCATTCACTTAAATAGTTcatggagaaaaaataaaaaaatcagatatTGGCATTAAAATCTGACTTATTCACTAGGGTCTGTAGTGTAAAAAAGTGAATCCAGCCTGAgtgaacaatgtcaaatgaataaacACAAACCTTCTATAAATTAacttcaaaacaacaacaacagctcaCAGACTCATCACATACAGCAGCATAAGCCAAAACTCTCTATTTACTCGAACACAGCCAGTGTACAGGAAGCTTCCACATATTCATGCGTCACTATTCACTAATTCTTTCAACATCCCTAGAAAATTACAGtgccccatcactggtgagctatttttagaacaggcctgcGGGCTACTCGTGGTCCAAGGAACCATATTGATGATCCCTGCAGTAGAGAAATACTTGACACGCCATAGTTTAACTATGTAAGGCAATTTGTGAATAGAGAACTGCAAATATGAagaatgcttaaaaaataaaaggaaaatataGTTTTTGAATTTGCGATGGTAATTCAACGCATGTCAAATGAGgttgaaaacacaaaataatgacCATAAAACCACACACGAAACAGTAGCAATTATAGGGAAAATTTGACAAATTGAAGTTGACATAAGTGCAACGAGTTGTTAATGGCCGACGAGGCGGGTAATTGCACGTGATGTTCAAGGTAGTCCGCTTTATGAAGCCGTTCTATCCGGGCTCGGGCCCACCGGTACCAAAGTTGCCCGTGGTGGTCCTATTTGACGTGACGGGGGAGGCGGTGACGGCGCCATCTTCTGCCGAGGCTGCGCTGCTGTGTTGCGTTTTGAAGTAAATGACGTAAAACAAGGGCAGCACGATGCCGATGAGCAGCATGGCCACCACGGCGTTCCACCACTGGATGCCCCAGTCCGCACCCTGACTCTTCTGTCTTTTCGGGGACCTTTTGGGTTCGTCATCCAACAGATCCATGTCAAAGTCGTCCGTAGTCGGGATCAGCTTCTCCGTGTCGTTGTCCACCTCGATGAGGAAGTCCGTAATAACTTGGTGTCTCTTCGGCTGGGCCTTGACTGGCGTTTCCATGAAAGGGTCACTCAGGGTTGCGTACGATTCCGTTAAAAAGCTGTGCTTGGGAATGGGAATTTTGATGGTTTTCAGTGCAAATACATCCTGCTCCTTTATGAGGTTGTTCACGCGCTTTATGTCTGCCACCTGAAACAAGTTTAAATTAAGTTGTCAATACGCCCCCGGCAAGCCACCTCAATACTGTCATTCGCCGAtgcccacgtcactcaccaggccaggcccCAACATTGAAAGCGTATACACtcagtcacagatactacagtagaGAATGTGAAGATGGCGAACCCAAATGTGATAATCAGCAGAATATGGGATTCTAAAATTTTACTATCAgaatttttctcattttgaatagttaaaataaataatctatatTCATCAATATCGGCTGATATGAAATACTTATATTGTGACAAATTTTTCAGCCGTATtgccatgacattttttttcaacaaagacaaaaaaaagtggtatagaaaatccctaataataataatatattttatttgtagatAAAAAGATGAATCTCGACCATCCCTAGTTGTAGCCCGACATCCTTCCGCGACCTACCTTGCATCCGTACTGCAAGGCCAGCTTGTTGAGATTGTCGCCGTCCAGCACGTCTCGTTCCAGTAGGTGATAACTCCTCAGCCTGTCCTGCTCCGACTCTTGGAAGGCTCGAGGTCTCATTTCCATCAGGCCAAGTTCCTCGTCATCTTCGTCGTCCGACGACGCGGCCGTGCCATTGGCTTTCCTCTTGAACATGTAAACATGGCCATCGGCACTGGCGTGGACGTCCACCGGGGCCTGGAACGCATGCGGCACATGCTCACCACGCCGCATATTTCAACACCGGCCTGGAATAACAATTTCAACAATGAAGAGAAAAGAGAatgttatgaaaagaaaaaaggcggTCCTCTGTTCACAAAGGTACACTGAGTTAGTgctattgtttttctttgtattgtttaaataattttacTCACTCGTGTGGTTCTTATATGGTACAATTATGTTTCAGCTGACACGATAGGGTGTACAGTTATTTGATTGGTTTGTTTGCATGATGTTGAACATCAGATGAGCCGTTACCGTGGTAACCTATTTGACTCGCTTTGGACGTGGCTAGTAACTAACTGcctgttgctataaaaataaaaacgggtggacaGAACTACTAGTCACCCAACCCAACATTCAAAATGGATTACGTTGAATGTTTTATGTTAACATGTTCAGCTGGTAGGTTAAATGACGTCAAGCCAGGACGAGTGCCACTTTTGTTCAGGCAGCTGGATGACAGCCGTTACAGTCAGCTACGCCTGGTTAGCATATGTAGCTTAGTTAGCCTTGTTAGCGCATTACTCCCGGAACATGTGTTCCCCAAACACGACGTGTTATACTTCTGCTACGGTTGTCTTCAAGAGCGCCTTTTTAGACACACAACCATAAAGTCGCCTACGCTGTCGCGGCTCCAACGTATTACCTTAAAGGGAAATACAACAAAAGGCACCACTCTCGTAATGCTCTTCAGCCCCTTCGCCAGCTACTTTTGGGCTAACTAACTTCAAGTTGGCGTGAGTGACGTCAGCGAGCTCGTCTTCTATGGGTGTTAAAAAGTAGACACACTAGGCCGGAGATTAACTACCGCCACTCTATGTTCAGCCGCCAGAACTACAACCTGTTTCAAGGCGCGGAAGCCACCGGAAGTGTCTTGctggccatcttacgttgccactttctCAGTGCTCAtagcttgaatacattgatttctctgcggcgttttcatgttttttttcttccatatgTTCATATGTAGTTCGCGGTTTAAAGCCGTTACTCTACCGTGACGTAGCACGTACTTCCGGGTGATAAAAACAATGTGTGACGTCATGAAATATTTATGCCATTTGACTTCTGCTGTCACGCGTAGTTACAGTACAGAAcacgtctttttttctttaccccCCATCCTTCCGTCATCTGCGTAGGTTATAATAAGTGCTCAgtttattttgacaaaacagTATTCACAGACATCAGCATGTAGGGAATAAATCGgttgttaaataaaacaatcaagAAAGTACAGATGCCTGTAGGCATATAGTATCTTTTGACATTTAGTGGGAGAGTAAttaaattgttctgcctgtcactataagTCAATGGCATAGACTGATGAAGAAATATATGTTGTTTGTAGTAAATGAATACTCTTCGCACCT includes these proteins:
- the lysmd4 gene encoding lysM and putative peptidoglycan-binding domain-containing protein 4: MRRGEHVPHAFQAPVDVHASADGHVYMFKRKANGTAASSDDEDDEELGLMEMRPRAFQESEQDRLRSYHLLERDVLDGDNLNKLALQYGCKVADIKRVNNLIKEQDVFALKTIKIPIPKHSFLTESYATLSDPFMETPVKAQPKRHQVITDFLIEVDNDTEKLIPTTDDFDMDLLDDEPKRSPKRQKSQGADWGIQWWNAVVAMLLIGIVLPLFYVIYFKTQHSSAASAEDGAVTASPVTSNRTTTGNFGTGGPEPG